In Asanoa sp. WMMD1127, one genomic interval encodes:
- a CDS encoding IclR family transcriptional regulator C-terminal domain-containing protein translates to MTTVRSADFVQSLERGLAVIRAFDRAHPELTLSEVAAATGVTRAAARRFLLTLMDLGYVRTDGRLFSLSPRVLELGYAYLSSLSLPEVAEVHLEALVAEVNESSSVSVLDGPDVVYVARVPTSRIMTVAINVGTRFPAYATSMGRVLLAGLPDDELAAYLDTVAIGRLTPRTISGVTALRTELQRVRAQGWALVDQELEEGLRAVAAPIRDRAGRVVAAVNVSTAASRTTLEAIRRDLVPPLLAAAARISADLPAATRRVS, encoded by the coding sequence GTGACGACGGTGCGGTCGGCGGACTTCGTGCAGTCGCTCGAACGCGGCCTGGCGGTGATCCGGGCCTTCGACCGCGCCCACCCGGAGCTGACGCTCAGCGAGGTCGCCGCGGCCACCGGCGTGACCCGGGCGGCCGCGCGCCGGTTCCTGCTGACCCTGATGGACCTCGGGTACGTGCGCACCGACGGGCGGCTGTTCTCGCTGAGCCCGCGGGTGCTGGAGCTCGGCTACGCGTACCTGTCGAGCCTGTCCCTGCCCGAGGTGGCCGAGGTGCACCTCGAGGCGCTGGTCGCCGAGGTCAACGAGTCGTCGTCGGTGTCGGTCCTCGACGGACCGGACGTGGTCTACGTGGCCCGGGTGCCGACGTCCCGCATCATGACCGTGGCGATCAACGTGGGCACCCGCTTCCCGGCGTACGCGACCTCGATGGGTCGGGTCCTCCTGGCCGGCCTGCCCGACGACGAGCTGGCGGCCTATCTCGACACCGTGGCCATCGGCCGGCTCACGCCGCGCACGATCAGCGGGGTGACGGCGCTGCGGACCGAGCTGCAACGCGTACGCGCCCAGGGCTGGGCCCTGGTCGACCAGGAGCTGGAGGAGGGCCTGCGGGCGGTGGCGGCGCCGATCCGCGACCGCGCCGGCCGGGTGGTGGCGGCGGTGAACGTGTCGACCGCCGCCAGCCGCACCACGCTCGAGGCCATCCGCCGCGACCTGGTGCCCCCGCTGCTCGCCGCTGCGGCCCGCATCTCCGCGGACCTCCCGGCCGCCACCCGCCGCGTCTCCTAG
- the kdpB gene encoding potassium-transporting ATPase subunit KdpB encodes MAVTGGAVEQPGRIGGGLLDPRQLVRSLPDAVRKLNPATLWRNPVMFIVELGALFTTALSIQDSSTFAWLITVWLWLTVLFANLAEAVAEGRGKAQAATLRRARRETVARRLLDWTPGQADPHEETVDAVELRQNDVVVVEAGQVIPGDGDVVEGVASVDESAITGESAPVIRESGGDRSAVTGGTKVLSDRIVVQITQKPGESFIDRMIGLVEGASRQKTPNEIALNILLAALSIIFLLAVVTLQPVAIFSKAFQGAAPDGPTINEHGVTGIVLVSLLVALIPTTIGALLSAIGIAGMDRLVQRNVLAMSGRAVEAAGDVNTLLLDKTGTITLGNRQATEFLPVSGVAAGELADAAQLSSLADQTPEGRSIVVLAKQEHGLRERDEGVIPSARFVPFSAETRMSGVDIEGAGGQPERRIRKGAAAAVMRWVRENGGHPTEEVGGVVDGISATGGTPLVVATHVDGQPARALGVVHLKDVVKSGMRERFDEMRRMGIRTIMITGDNPLTARAIAEEAGVDDFLAEAKPEDKMALIRHEQEGGRLVAMTGDGTNDAPALAQADVGVAMNTGTSAAKEAGNMVDLDSDPTKLIEIVEIGKQLLITRGALTTFSIANDIAKYFAIIPAMFAVIYPSLDSLNIMRLSSPASAITSAIIFNALVIVVLIPLALRGVRYRPSSASKLLSRNLLLYGLGGIVAPFAGIKVLDIAIVQWIPGIS; translated from the coding sequence GTGGCGGTGACCGGCGGGGCCGTCGAGCAGCCGGGCCGGATCGGGGGTGGGTTGCTCGACCCGCGCCAGCTGGTGCGGTCGCTGCCGGACGCGGTGCGCAAGCTCAACCCGGCCACGCTGTGGCGCAACCCGGTGATGTTCATCGTGGAGCTCGGCGCGCTGTTCACCACCGCGCTGTCCATACAGGACTCCTCGACGTTCGCCTGGCTGATCACGGTCTGGCTGTGGCTGACCGTGCTGTTCGCGAACCTGGCGGAGGCCGTCGCCGAAGGGCGCGGCAAGGCGCAGGCCGCGACGCTGCGGCGGGCCCGGCGCGAGACGGTGGCCCGGCGGCTTCTCGACTGGACGCCCGGGCAGGCCGATCCGCATGAGGAGACCGTCGACGCGGTCGAGCTGCGGCAGAACGACGTCGTGGTGGTCGAGGCGGGTCAGGTGATCCCGGGCGACGGAGACGTGGTCGAGGGCGTCGCCAGCGTCGACGAGTCGGCGATCACGGGCGAGTCGGCCCCGGTGATCCGCGAGTCCGGTGGCGACCGCAGCGCGGTCACGGGTGGCACGAAGGTGCTCTCGGACCGGATCGTCGTCCAGATCACGCAGAAGCCGGGGGAGAGCTTCATCGACCGGATGATCGGGCTGGTCGAGGGAGCGTCGCGGCAGAAGACGCCCAACGAGATCGCCCTCAACATCCTGCTGGCCGCGCTGAGCATCATCTTTCTGCTGGCGGTGGTGACGCTGCAGCCGGTGGCCATCTTCTCCAAGGCGTTCCAGGGCGCGGCGCCCGACGGGCCGACCATCAACGAGCACGGCGTGACCGGGATCGTGCTCGTCTCGCTGCTGGTGGCGCTGATCCCGACCACGATCGGCGCGCTGCTGTCGGCCATCGGCATCGCGGGCATGGACCGGCTGGTGCAGCGCAACGTGCTGGCGATGTCGGGCCGCGCGGTGGAGGCGGCCGGCGACGTCAACACCCTGCTGCTCGACAAGACCGGCACCATCACCCTCGGCAACCGGCAGGCGACCGAGTTCCTTCCGGTCAGCGGAGTGGCGGCCGGCGAGCTGGCGGACGCCGCGCAGCTGTCGAGCCTGGCCGACCAGACGCCCGAGGGCCGCTCGATCGTGGTGCTGGCCAAGCAGGAGCACGGCCTGCGCGAGCGCGACGAGGGCGTCATCCCGTCGGCGCGGTTCGTGCCGTTCAGCGCCGAGACGCGCATGTCCGGTGTGGACATCGAGGGTGCCGGCGGCCAGCCGGAGCGGCGGATCCGCAAGGGGGCCGCGGCCGCGGTGATGCGCTGGGTGCGGGAGAACGGCGGTCACCCCACCGAAGAGGTCGGCGGCGTGGTCGACGGCATCTCGGCCACCGGCGGCACCCCGCTGGTCGTCGCGACGCACGTCGACGGTCAGCCGGCTCGGGCGCTCGGGGTGGTGCACCTCAAGGACGTGGTCAAGAGCGGCATGCGCGAGCGCTTCGACGAGATGCGGCGCATGGGCATCCGGACGATCATGATCACGGGGGACAACCCGTTGACCGCGCGGGCGATCGCGGAGGAGGCGGGCGTCGACGACTTCCTGGCCGAGGCCAAGCCCGAGGACAAGATGGCGCTGATCCGCCACGAGCAGGAGGGTGGCCGGCTGGTCGCGATGACGGGCGACGGCACCAACGACGCGCCGGCGTTGGCCCAGGCGGACGTCGGGGTGGCGATGAACACCGGCACGTCGGCCGCGAAGGAGGCCGGCAACATGGTCGACCTCGACTCGGACCCGACGAAGCTGATCGAGATCGTCGAGATCGGCAAGCAGCTGTTGATCACCCGGGGCGCGCTGACGACGTTCTCGATCGCCAACGACATCGCGAAGTACTTCGCGATCATCCCGGCCATGTTCGCGGTGATCTACCCGAGCCTCGACAGCCTCAACATCATGCGGCTCAGCTCGCCGGCGTCCGCCATCACGTCGGCGATCATATTCAACGCCCTGGTGATCGTCGTGCTGATCCCGCTCGCCCTGCGCGGAGTGCGCTACCGGCCGAGCAGCGCGTCGAAGTTGCTGAGCCGCAACCTCCTGCTGTACGGCCTCGGCGGCATCGTGGCGCCGTTCGCCGGCATCAAGGTGCTCGACATCGCCATCGTGCAGTGGATTCCGGGGATCTCCTGA
- a CDS encoding SRPBCC domain-containing protein translates to MEIVAEPGVPQVVVTREFAAPARKLLRAHTEPDLLARWLGPDWLKITVDVLEPRDGGRWRYTHTDPSGERYAFFGLYHGTPTTERIVQTYEFDHQPGVVYLNIITFDERGDRTVLRQNTVFPSVEDRDYYVRSGMEKGLRPSWDRLATLVTEGI, encoded by the coding sequence ATGGAGATCGTCGCCGAGCCCGGCGTGCCGCAGGTGGTGGTGACCCGCGAGTTCGCGGCGCCGGCCCGCAAGCTCCTGCGCGCGCACACCGAGCCCGACCTGCTGGCGCGGTGGCTCGGTCCGGACTGGCTCAAGATCACTGTGGACGTGCTGGAGCCGCGGGACGGCGGTCGGTGGCGCTACACGCACACCGACCCGTCGGGCGAGCGCTATGCGTTCTTCGGCCTCTACCACGGCACGCCGACGACCGAGCGGATCGTGCAGACCTACGAGTTCGACCACCAGCCCGGCGTCGTCTACCTCAACATCATCACGTTCGACGAGCGGGGCGACCGCACCGTGCTGCGGCAGAACACCGTCTTCCCGTCTGTCGAAGACCGCGACTACTACGTGCGATCCGGCATGGAGAAGGGCCTGCGACCGTCGTGGGACCGGCTGGCCACGCTCGTCACCGAAGGGATCTGA
- a CDS encoding RNA polymerase sigma factor: MAAETEVGRTVEAVWRIEAPRLIAGLAGMMRDVGVAEELAQDALVAALEQWPAEGIPRNPGAWLMTVAKRRAVDLVRRNERYSRKLREIGRTLPEVVDDEIEPDRIEDDLLRLTFVACHPVLAPEARVALTLRLLGGLTTAEIARAFLVAEPTVAQRIVRAKRVLADAGVPFEVPEPAERPARLASVLEVIYLIFNEGYTATAGDDWVRPALCEDALRLGRVLAGLMPGESEVHGLVALMEFQASRLRARVGAGGEAIRLVDQDRTRWDPLLIRRGFAALARVEEIGGEPGPYALQAAIAACHARSRSPEETDWKRIAALYDALAPLAQSAVVELNRAVAVGMADGPAAGLALVDAIVAEGLLPTYHLLPAVRGDLLAQLGRTDEARAEFTRAASLTANARERAVLESRASDPGGTSRPAPPAPR, from the coding sequence GTGGCGGCGGAGACTGAGGTGGGTCGCACGGTCGAGGCGGTCTGGCGGATCGAGGCGCCGCGCCTGATCGCGGGGCTCGCCGGGATGATGCGCGACGTCGGCGTGGCCGAGGAGCTCGCGCAGGACGCCCTGGTCGCCGCGCTCGAGCAGTGGCCGGCCGAGGGGATTCCGCGCAACCCGGGCGCCTGGCTGATGACCGTGGCCAAGCGGCGGGCGGTCGACCTGGTGCGGCGCAACGAGCGCTATTCCCGCAAGCTGCGGGAGATCGGCCGGACGCTGCCGGAGGTCGTCGACGACGAGATCGAGCCCGACCGGATCGAGGACGACCTGCTGCGGCTCACGTTCGTCGCCTGCCATCCGGTGCTGGCGCCCGAGGCTCGGGTCGCCCTCACGCTGCGGCTGCTGGGCGGGCTGACAACGGCCGAGATCGCGCGGGCGTTCCTCGTCGCCGAGCCGACCGTGGCGCAGCGGATCGTCCGGGCCAAGCGCGTCCTCGCCGACGCGGGGGTGCCGTTCGAGGTGCCCGAGCCGGCCGAGCGACCGGCGCGGCTGGCCTCCGTACTCGAAGTGATCTATCTGATCTTCAACGAGGGCTACACCGCGACCGCCGGTGACGACTGGGTGCGGCCCGCCCTGTGTGAGGACGCGCTGCGGCTCGGGCGCGTGCTGGCCGGGCTCATGCCGGGCGAGTCCGAGGTGCACGGGCTGGTGGCGCTGATGGAGTTCCAGGCGTCCCGGCTGCGGGCCCGGGTCGGTGCCGGCGGCGAGGCGATCCGCCTGGTCGACCAGGACCGCACGCGCTGGGACCCGCTGCTCATCCGCCGCGGGTTCGCCGCCCTCGCCCGGGTGGAGGAGATCGGCGGCGAGCCCGGCCCGTACGCGCTGCAAGCCGCCATCGCCGCCTGCCACGCCCGGTCGCGCAGCCCGGAGGAGACCGACTGGAAGCGGATCGCGGCGCTCTACGACGCCCTGGCGCCGCTGGCCCAGTCGGCCGTCGTCGAGCTCAACCGGGCGGTCGCGGTCGGCATGGCCGACGGCCCGGCCGCCGGTCTCGCCCTGGTCGACGCGATCGTCGCGGAAGGCCTGCTGCCGACCTATCACCTGCTCCCGGCCGTACGCGGCGACCTGCTCGCCCAGCTCGGCCGGACCGACGAGGCCCGGGCGGAGTTCACCCGGGCCGCGTCGTTGACCGCCAACGCCCGCGAGCGCGCCGTCCTGGAAAGCCGCGCTAGCGACCCAGGTGGAACTTCTCGGCCTGCGCCGCCTGCTCCTCGTTGA
- a CDS encoding potassium-transporting ATPase subunit C, whose protein sequence is MRLPNWLSQHLAAFRAVLVFTVLLGIAYPLLLVGIGLLPGLHHRATGSLLSSGGRDVGSSLIGQSFLDADGEPIPRYFQSRPSAAGDGYDPTASGASNLGPESVEDELADGSESLLTQVCARSLAVGRLEGVSGARPFCTADGVGAVLRVFRRDGLTGPATRVVSVNQTGTPFLATFEGVRVESAVPGEDYSGGVLTPVRGAAPAVPAVPADAVTASGSGLDPHISPAYAALQVPRVARERGASEAAIRGLVADNTAGRSVGFMGASRVNVVRLNLDLDQRFPVG, encoded by the coding sequence ATGCGGCTACCCAACTGGCTCAGCCAGCACCTGGCGGCGTTCCGGGCGGTGCTGGTGTTCACCGTCCTGCTCGGGATCGCGTACCCCCTGCTGCTCGTCGGGATCGGTCTGTTGCCGGGCCTGCACCACCGCGCGACCGGGTCGCTGCTCTCCTCCGGCGGCCGCGACGTGGGCAGCAGCCTGATCGGGCAGAGCTTCCTCGACGCTGACGGCGAGCCGATCCCGCGCTACTTCCAGTCGCGACCGTCGGCGGCCGGCGACGGCTACGACCCGACGGCGAGCGGGGCGAGCAACCTCGGTCCGGAGAGCGTCGAGGACGAGCTGGCCGACGGCAGCGAGTCGCTGCTCACCCAGGTCTGCGCCCGCAGCCTGGCGGTCGGCCGGCTGGAGGGCGTCTCGGGCGCGCGGCCGTTCTGCACCGCCGACGGCGTGGGCGCGGTGCTGCGGGTGTTCCGTCGCGACGGGCTGACCGGGCCGGCGACCCGGGTCGTCAGCGTCAACCAGACGGGCACGCCGTTCCTGGCCACGTTCGAGGGCGTCCGGGTCGAGAGCGCGGTGCCGGGCGAGGACTACAGCGGGGGAGTGCTCACGCCGGTCCGCGGCGCCGCGCCGGCCGTGCCCGCGGTGCCGGCGGACGCGGTGACGGCCAGCGGTTCGGGACTGGATCCGCACATCTCACCGGCGTACGCGGCGTTGCAGGTGCCCCGGGTGGCCCGCGAGCGCGGTGCCAGCGAGGCGGCGATCCGTGGCCTCGTCGCCGACAACACGGCCGGGCGGTCGGTCGGCTTCATGGGCGCGAGCCGGGTCAACGTCGTGCGCCTCAACCTGGACCTCGATCAGCGGTTCCCGGTGGGCTGA
- a CDS encoding SDR family oxidoreductase: MLLQGKNTIVYGGAGAIGGAAARAFAREGATVHLVGRTRATLDEVAGDIRSAGGAAEVAAFDVFDESAVDAHAQSVVDGFGSLDVSFNAIAHPYAFGKPVVEMDYADLERDVTSRLRAFWLTTKAAAPHMIRQGAGVVLAFGGDGPPTPNLGGLQVSLGAVEMLRRILACELGPQGIRVLTLQTGGVPESLPGDMPQEAREEIARGLVEPTMLGRAATLADVGNAAAFAASDWARALTATKLNLTVGAVVD, encoded by the coding sequence ATGTTGCTCCAAGGAAAGAACACCATCGTGTACGGCGGCGCCGGCGCGATCGGCGGCGCGGCGGCAAGGGCGTTCGCCCGCGAGGGCGCCACGGTGCACCTGGTCGGCCGCACGCGCGCCACGCTGGACGAGGTCGCCGGCGACATCCGGTCGGCCGGCGGCGCCGCCGAGGTCGCCGCGTTCGACGTCTTCGACGAGTCGGCGGTCGACGCCCACGCGCAATCGGTGGTCGACGGCTTCGGCAGCCTCGACGTCTCGTTCAACGCGATCGCCCACCCCTACGCGTTCGGCAAGCCCGTGGTCGAGATGGACTACGCCGACCTTGAGCGCGACGTCACGAGCCGGCTCCGGGCGTTCTGGCTGACCACCAAGGCGGCCGCGCCGCACATGATCCGGCAGGGCGCCGGCGTGGTGCTCGCGTTCGGTGGCGACGGGCCGCCTACGCCGAACCTCGGTGGCCTGCAGGTGTCGCTCGGCGCCGTGGAGATGCTGCGCCGGATCCTGGCCTGTGAGCTGGGACCACAGGGCATCCGGGTGCTCACGCTGCAGACCGGCGGCGTGCCGGAGTCGTTGCCTGGCGACATGCCCCAGGAGGCGCGCGAGGAGATCGCCCGCGGCCTGGTCGAGCCGACGATGCTGGGTCGGGCCGCGACCCTCGCCGACGTGGGCAACGCGGCGGCCTTCGCGGCCTCCGACTGGGCCCGCGCGCTGACTGCGACCAAGCTCAACCTGACCGTCGGCGCGGTCGTCGACTAG
- the pcaG gene encoding protocatechuate 3,4-dioxygenase subunit alpha, producing the protein MIGCTPSQTVGPFLGLGLPWADGPDAVGEGTPGAFWLRGVIVDGAGDPVPDALVETWQADPDGRFDHPDDPRGARRTPGFRGFARCPTDADGRYAIRTVRPGRVPGPDGVPQAPHIDVTVLARGLLDRLVTRVYFPDEPANAEDPVLVRIDPVRQATLVAKETADGYAFDITLQGDDETVFFTF; encoded by the coding sequence ATGATCGGCTGCACACCGTCCCAGACGGTCGGGCCCTTCCTGGGCCTCGGCCTGCCGTGGGCCGACGGCCCCGACGCCGTCGGCGAGGGCACGCCCGGCGCGTTCTGGCTGCGCGGCGTGATCGTCGACGGGGCCGGCGATCCGGTGCCCGACGCGCTCGTGGAGACGTGGCAGGCCGACCCGGACGGGCGGTTCGACCATCCGGACGACCCACGCGGCGCCCGGCGGACGCCGGGGTTCCGTGGCTTCGCCCGCTGCCCGACCGACGCCGACGGCCGCTACGCGATCCGCACGGTCCGGCCCGGCCGCGTGCCGGGTCCCGACGGCGTCCCGCAGGCGCCGCACATCGACGTCACCGTGCTCGCCCGCGGCCTGCTCGACCGGTTGGTCACCCGGGTCTACTTCCCGGACGAGCCCGCCAACGCCGAGGACCCGGTGCTGGTCCGCATCGACCCGGTGCGGCAGGCGACCCTGGTGGCGAAGGAGACCGCCGACGGCTACGCCTTCGACATCACGCTGCAGGGCGACGATGAGACCGTCTTCTTCACCTTCTGA
- a CDS encoding GntR family transcriptional regulator produces the protein MEAQLIPGERRTAHQMVRDSLRRAILDGTLPAGSRLVQADIAARLRVSTTPVREALRDLASEGLIRLDAHRGAVVRETSVHEVREIYLIRRLLEPEAVRQAALSLTPETLAALERLQTDLDATRDPARWIALNREFHRLLNSAGGLHRLAEILNHLDDNVAVYVNMALRATEADHLDTTNRYHHQLLEACRDGDGDSAAKLAVDHLHQTLQTVEGAVR, from the coding sequence GTGGAGGCGCAGCTCATCCCCGGTGAACGGCGCACCGCTCACCAGATGGTGCGCGACTCGCTGCGCAGGGCGATCCTCGACGGCACGCTGCCCGCGGGTTCCCGGCTCGTCCAGGCCGACATCGCCGCCCGGCTGCGGGTCAGCACCACGCCCGTGCGGGAGGCGCTGCGTGACCTCGCGTCCGAAGGGCTGATCCGGCTCGACGCCCACCGTGGCGCGGTCGTGCGGGAGACGAGCGTCCACGAGGTCCGCGAGATCTACCTGATCCGCCGCCTGCTCGAGCCCGAGGCGGTCCGGCAGGCCGCCCTCTCCCTGACCCCTGAGACGCTCGCCGCCCTGGAGCGGCTGCAGACCGACCTCGACGCCACCCGCGACCCCGCCCGCTGGATCGCCCTCAACCGCGAGTTCCACCGCCTGCTCAACAGCGCCGGCGGTCTGCACCGGCTCGCCGAGATCCTCAACCACCTCGACGACAACGTCGCCGTCTACGTCAACATGGCGTTGCGGGCGACCGAGGCCGATCATCTCGACACCACGAACCGCTACCACCACCAGCTGCTCGAGGCGTGCCGCGACGGCGACGGTGACAGCGCGGCCAAGTTGGCAGTCGATCATCTCCACCAGACCCTGCAGACGGTCGAAGGCGCCGTGCGCTAA
- a CDS encoding lyase family protein, with amino-acid sequence MFDGILARGAVPATVADDAWVRAMLDTEAALADAGAAAGVIPASSAAAIAAACADLDPDPAELGRAAAAHATPVVPLVAAIRAALPEAVRPHVHAGATSQDVLDTATMLVARRAVAAISSDVDGAADAAAELARRHRDTPMIGRTLLQQALPTTFGLTAAGWLTGLDAAAAALAGFAPTAQLGGPVGTLAGLPPAALADFADRLGLHAPELPWHTERSRIGLLAGTLGVTAGALGKPARDVTLLAQNEVGEVAEGAPGGSSAMPHKQNPVAAVSALAAAAQAPGLVATLLAGAVQEHQRGAGGWQAEWWPLRELLVAVGSAAAALDACLSGLVVRPDVMRANLDRAGWQAEPGAVDPVGNAGHFVDLALARHTSRRTDG; translated from the coding sequence TTGTTCGACGGGATCCTCGCCCGCGGGGCGGTCCCCGCCACGGTCGCCGACGACGCCTGGGTGCGGGCGATGCTCGACACCGAGGCGGCGCTGGCCGACGCCGGCGCGGCCGCGGGCGTCATCCCCGCCTCTTCGGCCGCGGCCATCGCGGCGGCCTGCGCCGACCTCGACCCCGACCCGGCCGAGCTGGGCCGGGCCGCCGCCGCGCACGCGACCCCGGTCGTGCCGCTGGTCGCCGCGATCCGGGCCGCCCTGCCGGAGGCCGTCCGCCCGCACGTGCACGCCGGCGCCACCAGCCAGGACGTGCTCGACACGGCCACGATGCTCGTCGCCCGCCGGGCGGTGGCCGCGATTTCGTCCGATGTGGACGGCGCGGCCGACGCCGCCGCCGAGCTGGCCCGGCGGCACCGGGACACCCCGATGATCGGCCGTACGCTGCTCCAGCAGGCCCTGCCGACCACGTTCGGGCTGACCGCGGCCGGCTGGCTGACCGGGCTCGACGCGGCCGCCGCCGCGCTGGCCGGTTTCGCCCCCACCGCGCAGCTCGGCGGGCCGGTGGGCACGCTGGCCGGGCTGCCTCCGGCGGCGCTGGCCGACTTCGCCGACCGGCTCGGCCTGCACGCGCCCGAGCTGCCGTGGCACACCGAACGCAGCCGGATCGGCCTCCTCGCGGGCACGCTCGGCGTGACGGCCGGCGCGCTCGGCAAACCGGCCCGCGACGTCACCCTGCTCGCCCAGAACGAGGTCGGCGAGGTCGCGGAGGGCGCACCAGGCGGCTCGAGCGCCATGCCCCACAAGCAGAACCCGGTCGCCGCCGTCAGCGCGCTCGCGGCCGCCGCGCAGGCGCCCGGCCTCGTCGCGACGCTGCTGGCCGGCGCCGTGCAGGAGCACCAGCGGGGCGCCGGCGGCTGGCAGGCCGAGTGGTGGCCCCTGCGCGAGCTGCTGGTCGCGGTCGGCTCGGCCGCCGCCGCGCTCGATGCCTGCCTGTCCGGCCTGGTGGTGCGCCCCGATGTGATGCGGGCCAACCTCGACCGGGCCGGCTGGCAGGCCGAACCCGGCGCCGTCGATCCGGTGGGCAACGCCGGCCACTTCGTCGACCTGGCGCTGGCCCGACACACGTCCCGGAGGACCGATGGCTGA
- a CDS encoding carboxymuconolactone decarboxylase family protein, producing the protein MADDGAAVRRAVLGDAHVDRAAAAATAFSAPWQEHVTAHAWGAVWSRPELDRRTRCLVTIALLASQHASAELAMHVRAAIGQGVTPTEIREVLLHTAVYAGAPAANTAFATAQRVLAELGLEEAS; encoded by the coding sequence ATGGCTGACGACGGCGCCGCGGTGCGCCGCGCCGTGCTCGGCGACGCGCACGTCGACCGGGCCGCCGCGGCGGCGACCGCGTTCAGCGCGCCCTGGCAGGAGCACGTCACCGCGCACGCCTGGGGCGCGGTGTGGAGCCGCCCGGAGCTCGACCGGCGCACCCGCTGCCTGGTCACCATCGCGCTGCTGGCCAGCCAGCACGCGTCGGCCGAGCTGGCGATGCACGTGCGGGCCGCGATCGGCCAGGGCGTCACGCCGACGGAGATCCGCGAGGTGCTGCTGCACACCGCGGTCTACGCCGGCGCACCGGCCGCCAACACCGCGTTCGCGACCGCCCAGCGCGTACTGGCGGAGCTCGGCCTCGAGGAGGCGTCGTGA
- a CDS encoding metalloregulator ArsR/SmtB family transcription factor → MPTDQLSAVFGALADPTRRAILERLTQGDATVGEICAPFAMSQPAISRHLRVLEEAGLISRSRKATARLSHLEAEPLRAATGWLVAYRDYWARSYDRLDELLARMED, encoded by the coding sequence ATGCCCACCGACCAGCTCAGCGCCGTCTTCGGGGCACTCGCCGACCCGACGCGCCGCGCGATCCTCGAGCGACTCACCCAAGGCGACGCGACCGTGGGCGAGATCTGTGCGCCGTTCGCGATGTCGCAGCCGGCGATCTCCCGCCACCTGCGGGTTCTGGAGGAGGCGGGCCTGATCTCCCGGAGCCGAAAGGCGACCGCGCGCCTCAGCCACCTCGAGGCCGAGCCGCTGCGGGCGGCCACGGGCTGGCTCGTGGCCTACCGCGACTACTGGGCCAGGAGCTACGACCGGCTCGACGAGCTGCTGGCCAGGATGGAGGACTAG
- a CDS encoding GntR family transcriptional regulator, with amino-acid sequence MLDGLDLAKLAPAPQRRTAHELVRDTLRRAIFSGLLTGGTHLGQAEIATQLAVSTTPVREALRDLAADGLIRIDPHRGAVVHDLDPDDLREIHEIRAALEPLVIRRAARHITADELAAAGDLLDRMDQETDPAAWLELNWAFHALLGRASRSPRLFSLVTSTQGSTARYVGESMKAHPERLAEATAEHRAVVDALAGRDADTAAKLVAAHLQRTLDLLLTA; translated from the coding sequence GTGCTTGACGGGCTGGACCTAGCGAAGCTCGCGCCCGCGCCGCAGCGGCGGACCGCGCACGAGCTGGTCCGTGACACCCTACGCAGGGCGATCTTCAGCGGCCTGCTGACCGGCGGCACCCACCTCGGTCAGGCCGAGATCGCCACCCAGCTCGCGGTCAGCACCACCCCCGTCCGGGAGGCCCTGCGCGACCTCGCCGCCGACGGGCTGATCCGCATCGACCCGCACCGCGGCGCCGTCGTGCACGATCTCGACCCCGACGACCTGCGCGAGATCCACGAGATCCGGGCCGCCCTCGAACCACTGGTGATCCGGCGCGCGGCCCGGCACATCACGGCCGACGAACTGGCTGCGGCCGGCGACCTGCTGGACCGGATGGACCAGGAGACGGACCCGGCCGCCTGGTTGGAACTGAACTGGGCCTTTCACGCTCTGCTCGGTCGGGCGTCTCGCTCACCGCGCCTCTTCTCCTTGGTCACCAGCACACAGGGCAGCACCGCCCGCTACGTCGGCGAGTCGATGAAGGCCCACCCGGAGCGGCTCGCCGAAGCCACCGCCGAGCACCGCGCGGTCGTCGACGCGCTCGCCGGCCGCGACGCCGACACGGCCGCGAAGCTCGTCGCCGCACACCTCCAACGCACCCTCGACCTCCTCCTGACGGCCTGA
- a CDS encoding YciI family protein, translated as MRFMLMLKGDPPPGAMPPPELVQAMHEYDVELEKAGVLLAAEGLWDSSKGARVIYAKGARTVVDGPFTEAKELIAGFYLIDVKSLDEAIEWARRCPVDRAIPPGADWEAVVEVRQVAEPVEITTINEEQAAQAEKFHLGR; from the coding sequence ATGCGTTTCATGCTGATGCTCAAGGGTGACCCGCCGCCCGGTGCCATGCCCCCGCCGGAGCTGGTCCAGGCGATGCACGAATACGACGTCGAGCTGGAGAAGGCGGGCGTCCTGCTCGCGGCCGAAGGGCTCTGGGACAGCTCCAAGGGAGCCCGGGTGATCTACGCCAAGGGCGCGCGGACCGTCGTCGACGGGCCGTTCACCGAGGCCAAGGAGCTGATCGCGGGCTTCTACCTGATCGACGTCAAGTCGCTCGACGAGGCGATCGAGTGGGCCCGGCGCTGTCCGGTCGACCGGGCGATCCCGCCAGGCGCCGACTGGGAGGCCGTCGTCGAGGTGCGCCAGGTGGCCGAGCCGGTCGAGATCACGACGATCAACGAGGAGCAGGCGGCGCAGGCCGAGAAGTTCCACCTGGGTCGCTAG